A stretch of Nonomuraea africana DNA encodes these proteins:
- a CDS encoding Cmx/CmrA family chloramphenicol efflux MFS transporter, with the protein MSVETAQQQASVSRGRLPFGVYLLAFSLFAMGSAEFLLAGVLPAVADDLQIRLSAAGALISAFAIGVVVGGPPFAIMTLRWPRRATLVTTQAVFAASVTIGLLTDDYPVLLATRFVCGLAYAGYWAIAAVTAISLVPPDRTARASGVVVSGLSLAMIAGGPAGALLSYFTGWRGGFWGVAALTAAGAIVSLLAMPATSAGEEPSVRRELRTMRQPQLWAVYAATILSTAAYMISFNYLAPLLTDVTGIPGVWVPSILALFGVGAFIGLSVGGRIADRRPFHALLIGAMGILASSALLAVLARHALAVIPLVLLLGIAGFVLNPAIYARVFTIASKAPTLAGATTVSAFQLGISLVPALAGAALNAGAGITSVAWIGAGLAAAVVPAVLLDRTISRHRSRRTDGRRDAG; encoded by the coding sequence GTGAGCGTCGAAACCGCACAGCAGCAGGCGTCGGTGTCGCGCGGGAGGCTGCCGTTCGGTGTCTACCTGCTGGCGTTCAGCCTGTTCGCGATGGGCAGCGCGGAGTTCTTGCTGGCTGGGGTACTGCCGGCGGTCGCGGACGACCTCCAGATCAGGTTGTCCGCCGCCGGCGCGCTGATCTCGGCGTTTGCCATCGGTGTCGTCGTCGGCGGGCCGCCGTTCGCCATCATGACGCTGCGCTGGCCGCGACGGGCCACACTGGTGACCACTCAGGCCGTCTTCGCCGCCTCGGTGACGATCGGCCTCCTGACCGACGATTACCCGGTGCTGCTGGCCACCCGCTTCGTCTGCGGCCTCGCCTACGCGGGGTACTGGGCGATCGCAGCCGTCACCGCGATCAGCCTTGTCCCGCCCGACCGCACCGCACGCGCCTCCGGAGTCGTCGTCAGCGGGCTCAGCCTCGCGATGATCGCCGGTGGCCCGGCAGGGGCGTTGCTCAGCTACTTCACGGGATGGCGGGGCGGGTTCTGGGGCGTGGCCGCCCTGACCGCCGCCGGCGCGATCGTGAGCCTGCTCGCGATGCCTGCGACAAGCGCGGGGGAGGAGCCCAGCGTGAGGCGTGAGCTTCGCACCATGAGGCAACCGCAACTGTGGGCCGTGTACGCCGCCACCATCCTGAGCACCGCCGCCTACATGATCTCGTTCAACTACCTCGCGCCGCTCCTCACCGATGTCACCGGCATTCCCGGCGTCTGGGTTCCCTCGATCCTCGCGTTGTTCGGCGTCGGCGCCTTCATCGGTCTGTCCGTCGGAGGCAGGATCGCCGACCGGCGGCCCTTTCATGCACTCCTGATTGGGGCGATGGGGATTCTTGCCAGTTCTGCCCTGCTTGCCGTCCTCGCCCGGCATGCCCTGGCCGTGATCCCTCTCGTGCTGCTCCTCGGGATCGCCGGATTCGTGCTGAACCCGGCCATCTACGCGCGAGTGTTCACCATCGCATCAAAGGCGCCGACACTCGCCGGGGCCACCACGGTCTCCGCGTTCCAGCTCGGCATCAGCCTCGTCCCAGCGCTCGCCGGGGCGGCACTCAACGCCGGCGCCGGCATCACCTCCGTCGCCTGGATCGGTGCCGGCCTGGCGGCGGCCGTCGTGCCGGCCGTCCTTCTCGACCGGACGATCTCACGTCACCGGTCGAGAAGAACCGATGGTCGGCGTGACGCAGGCTGA
- a CDS encoding VOC family protein, with amino-acid sequence MSRHIQVTFDAHDPRALSSFWRDVLGYVHPAPPGVDLPEDADPLAAWDDFLARVGVPEEQRNTSSAVEDPDGHGPRLFFQQVPEDKVAKNRVHLDVRAAPGLQGEERMAALEVECDRLVALGATRVRRHEPDPPMSAGFIVMTDPEGNEFCLD; translated from the coding sequence ATGAGCCGCCACATCCAGGTCACCTTCGACGCCCACGACCCGCGGGCGCTGTCGTCCTTCTGGCGCGACGTCCTGGGCTACGTCCACCCGGCCCCGCCCGGAGTCGACCTGCCCGAGGACGCCGACCCGCTAGCCGCGTGGGACGACTTCCTCGCGCGGGTCGGCGTACCGGAGGAGCAGCGCAACACGAGTTCGGCCGTCGAGGACCCGGACGGGCACGGCCCACGGCTGTTCTTCCAGCAGGTGCCGGAGGACAAGGTCGCCAAGAACCGCGTCCACCTCGACGTCCGTGCGGCTCCCGGACTGCAGGGAGAGGAGCGGATGGCGGCGCTGGAGGTCGAGTGCGACCGGCTCGTCGCGCTGGGAGCGACGCGGGTACGTCGCCACGAGCCCGATCCCCCGATGAGTGCCGGCTTCATCGTGATGACCGACCCCGAGGGCAACGAGTTCTGCCTGGACTGA
- a CDS encoding DinB family protein gives MDADELDWNRTLREQWEFHRTHQLRARLDGLTDDEYFWSPVPDAWSVRPRGSSAAPAQVGAGDFTIDYAFPPPVPAAFTTIAWRLGHVIVGVLAARNAAHFGAPAASYETWEYAGSAATALDQLEAQLDVWLAGVRGLGEAGLRVPIGAKEPFPEAPMADLVLHIHRELIHHLSEVCLLRDLYLHTKPATNGATR, from the coding sequence ATGGACGCAGACGAACTCGACTGGAACCGGACGCTGCGCGAGCAATGGGAGTTCCACCGGACCCATCAGCTCCGAGCCCGGCTCGACGGCCTCACCGACGACGAGTACTTCTGGTCGCCGGTGCCGGACGCCTGGAGCGTGCGGCCGCGCGGCAGCTCGGCGGCGCCCGCGCAGGTCGGTGCCGGGGACTTCACGATTGACTACGCCTTCCCCCCGCCGGTCCCCGCGGCGTTCACCACGATCGCCTGGCGACTCGGTCACGTCATCGTCGGCGTGCTCGCCGCGCGCAACGCGGCGCACTTCGGCGCGCCGGCGGCGTCGTACGAGACCTGGGAGTACGCCGGCAGCGCGGCCACCGCGCTCGACCAGCTCGAGGCCCAGCTCGACGTCTGGCTGGCCGGGGTTCGCGGCCTCGGCGAGGCCGGGCTCCGGGTCCCGATCGGCGCGAAGGAGCCCTTCCCCGAGGCGCCCATGGCCGATCTGGTGCTGCACATCCACCGCGAGCTGATCCACCACCTGTCCGAGGTCTGCCTGCTGCGCGACCTCTACCTGCACACGAAACCCGCTACGAACGGAGCAACCCGATGA
- a CDS encoding helix-turn-helix transcriptional regulator, with product MTGASGDERGTTERVLTLLGLLQQRQVWTGPELADRLGVTPRTVRRDVERLRTLGYRVHASQGVGGGYQLGPGQDLPPLLLDDEEAIATAVSLLAGAGDAVAGAGDAALRALTKLDRVLPTRLRHEVRALSGSVESFGGGRTPVDPEVLMTLARACRDEVEAGFDYPSGSEVRRRRVEPYRLVASDRRWYLLAYDLDRDDWRSFRVDRMTDVSARTWRFRPRAAPDAATYVQEGVASRVYPHQARFLVHASADTVRAQIPASAAVVRRRGSELCEVLSGAGSLDFVLMHVLLLGHDFEVLDPPELGRRCRELAERLLSAGATISPVPDMEES from the coding sequence ATGACAGGGGCAAGCGGTGACGAGCGGGGTACGACGGAGCGGGTGCTCACCCTGCTCGGGCTGCTGCAGCAGCGCCAGGTCTGGACCGGCCCCGAGCTCGCCGACCGGCTCGGGGTCACGCCACGCACGGTACGGCGTGATGTCGAGCGGCTGCGCACGCTCGGCTATCGGGTGCATGCCAGCCAGGGTGTCGGCGGCGGCTACCAGCTGGGCCCGGGGCAGGACCTGCCGCCGCTGCTTCTCGACGACGAGGAGGCGATCGCCACCGCGGTCTCGCTGCTCGCCGGCGCGGGTGACGCGGTCGCCGGCGCCGGCGACGCCGCACTCCGGGCGCTGACCAAGCTCGACCGGGTGCTGCCCACCCGGCTGCGGCACGAGGTGCGCGCGCTCTCCGGCTCGGTGGAGTCCTTCGGCGGAGGCCGCACGCCGGTCGACCCCGAGGTGCTCATGACGCTGGCCAGAGCCTGCCGCGACGAGGTCGAGGCCGGCTTCGACTACCCGTCCGGGAGCGAGGTGCGACGGCGGCGGGTCGAGCCGTACCGCCTGGTCGCCTCCGACCGGCGCTGGTACCTCCTCGCCTACGACCTCGATCGCGACGACTGGCGCAGCTTCCGCGTCGACCGGATGACCGATGTGTCTGCACGGACCTGGCGCTTCCGCCCGCGCGCGGCGCCCGACGCGGCGACGTACGTGCAGGAAGGTGTGGCGAGCCGGGTCTACCCGCACCAGGCGCGCTTCCTCGTGCACGCGTCGGCCGACACGGTGCGCGCGCAGATTCCGGCGTCGGCGGCCGTCGTACGACGGCGAGGGAGCGAGCTCTGTGAGGTGCTCAGTGGCGCCGGCAGCCTCGACTTCGTGCTCATGCACGTGCTCCTGCTGGGGCACGACTTCGAGGTACTCGACCCTCCGGAGCTCGGGAGGCGCTGTCGCGAGCTGGCGGAGAGACTGCTGTCGGCGGGTGCGACGATCTCACCGGTGCCGGACATGGAGGAGTCATGA
- a CDS encoding SDR family oxidoreductase → MAESMIALVTGANKGIGLEIVRSLAGHGVTVLLGARDSERRDKATAALRADGLDVHPIALDVTDPATIRAATAHIDERFGHLDVLVNNAGTSGGVHHPPSEANLDIVREVFDTNVFGVIRVTNAMLPLLKRSAAGRVINVSSGLGSMTQMTDADHYVSRLPAQVDYPASKAALNALTVQYARELREHGIAVNAVAPGLCATDFNKELGFPIARTAAEGAAIAVRLATLEGDGPTGGFFDDNGEVPW, encoded by the coding sequence ATGGCAGAATCCATGATCGCGCTGGTCACGGGCGCCAACAAGGGAATCGGATTGGAGATCGTCAGGTCGCTGGCCGGGCACGGGGTGACAGTGCTGCTCGGTGCGAGGGACTCGGAACGGCGCGACAAGGCGACGGCGGCATTGCGGGCGGACGGCCTCGACGTGCACCCGATCGCGCTCGACGTCACTGACCCGGCCACGATCCGGGCCGCCACAGCGCACATCGACGAGCGGTTCGGACATCTCGACGTCCTGGTCAACAACGCCGGCACGTCGGGGGGCGTCCACCATCCGCCCAGCGAGGCCAACCTCGACATCGTCCGCGAGGTCTTCGACACCAACGTGTTCGGCGTGATCAGGGTCACCAACGCCATGCTGCCCTTGCTCAAACGATCCGCGGCGGGCCGCGTCATCAACGTCTCCAGCGGTTTGGGGTCGATGACGCAGATGACCGATGCCGATCATTACGTGTCCCGGCTGCCCGCGCAGGTCGACTATCCGGCGTCCAAGGCGGCGCTGAACGCCCTCACCGTTCAGTATGCGAGGGAGCTGCGGGAGCACGGCATCGCGGTCAACGCGGTCGCCCCGGGACTCTGCGCCACGGACTTCAACAAAGAACTCGGTTTCCCGATCGCCCGGACCGCGGCCGAGGGCGCGGCGATCGCCGTGCGGCTGGCGACCCTCGAAGGGGACGGGCCGACCGGCGGCTTCTTCGACGACAACGGTGAGGTGCCCTGGTAG
- a CDS encoding threonine ammonia-lyase, which produces MDLDLARIDEAARSIDPQFLNTPQYVDELLDRTVTVKLETANPIRSFKGRGADFMLSTLERGTQVICASSGNFGQAVAYAGRARGMRVQVFVPQTINPGKQARMEAFGACVTLAGADGSAARAAAAAYAADHSDVVFIRDGLQPAVAEGAGTIGVELAAGQTFDAIVLPVGDGALISGVARWIKAHSPTTRIVGVNAAGAPSMLRSLEAGHAVAIDKIHTFAEGISVRTPIEESVQRARKLVDEMVLVTDEAIAAAMERVARTLGVLLEPAGAAGLAAIATGQVAGERLATVLTGANPRPEQLRELVTRLAH; this is translated from the coding sequence ATGGATCTCGACCTGGCTCGAATCGACGAGGCCGCGCGGTCGATCGACCCGCAGTTCCTCAACACCCCGCAATATGTCGACGAGCTACTGGACCGCACCGTGACGGTGAAACTGGAGACCGCCAACCCCATACGCAGCTTCAAGGGCAGAGGCGCCGACTTCATGCTGAGCACCCTTGAACGGGGCACACAGGTGATCTGCGCGTCATCGGGGAATTTCGGGCAGGCCGTCGCCTACGCGGGGCGAGCTCGCGGCATGCGGGTCCAGGTGTTCGTCCCGCAGACGATCAACCCCGGCAAGCAGGCCAGGATGGAGGCCTTCGGCGCCTGCGTCACCCTGGCCGGTGCGGACGGCTCGGCCGCCCGCGCCGCCGCGGCGGCGTACGCCGCTGATCATTCCGACGTCGTCTTCATCAGGGACGGCTTGCAACCGGCGGTCGCCGAGGGGGCCGGCACCATCGGCGTGGAGTTGGCCGCGGGCCAGACGTTCGATGCCATCGTGCTTCCTGTCGGAGACGGCGCCCTCATCAGCGGCGTGGCACGCTGGATCAAGGCGCACTCGCCCACCACCCGCATCGTGGGGGTCAATGCCGCGGGCGCGCCCTCGATGCTGCGCAGCCTGGAGGCAGGGCACGCGGTCGCCATCGACAAGATCCACACCTTCGCCGAAGGGATCTCGGTGCGCACTCCCATCGAGGAGTCCGTGCAGCGGGCGCGGAAACTCGTCGACGAGATGGTGCTGGTGACGGACGAGGCCATCGCCGCTGCCATGGAGCGAGTGGCGCGGACCTTGGGAGTGCTCCTCGAGCCTGCGGGTGCGGCAGGGCTGGCCGCGATCGCCACGGGCCAGGTCGCGGGCGAGCGGCTGGCCACCGTCCTGACCGGCGCGAACCCCCGGCCCGAGCAGCTCAGAGAGCTCGTCACCCGGCTTGCGCACTGA
- a CDS encoding Lrp/AsnC family transcriptional regulator, protein MDEIDHRLLDLLQDDAGRTLFELGELIGLSPSAVQRRIARYRADRVLLKEVAVLDPRRLGPVVLATVLVTLVHETFEHHRAFADRMRETPQVQQCYNVAGPWDYVVILAAPSIHECGMLGNRLFKSDDNIQRYETLIVFDTVKTGLAIPLANA, encoded by the coding sequence ATGGATGAGATCGATCACCGCCTGCTCGATCTTCTGCAGGACGACGCAGGCCGTACCTTGTTCGAGCTCGGCGAGTTGATCGGCCTCTCGCCGAGTGCCGTGCAACGTCGCATCGCCCGTTACCGCGCCGACAGAGTGCTGCTCAAGGAGGTAGCCGTCCTGGATCCTCGGCGTCTCGGGCCCGTGGTCCTGGCCACCGTCCTGGTGACGCTGGTCCACGAGACGTTCGAGCACCACCGCGCCTTCGCCGACAGGATGAGGGAGACGCCGCAGGTGCAACAGTGCTACAACGTCGCAGGCCCCTGGGACTATGTCGTCATCCTGGCGGCTCCGAGCATCCACGAGTGCGGAATGCTGGGGAACCGGCTGTTCAAGAGCGACGACAACATCCAGCGGTACGAGACGCTGATCGTGTTCGACACGGTGAAGACCGGCCTCGCGATCCCGTTGGCCAACGCGTAG
- a CDS encoding alpha/beta fold hydrolase has protein sequence MTHGDARPGRWSRRLLRRIAVWGAGLLVLAASAGFLYETIARQGDSEDHGAPGRLVDVGGHRLHLHCTGVGAPTVVLEAGLAESSASWEVIQRRLSTGNRVCSYDRAGYAWSEDSPSPGTAERAAGDLRTLLAVAGEAGPYVLVGHSYGGNTIRVFADRWRNLTAGLVLVDVTDETAVGALAISRPLMAAHFTAYQVAARLGLVRLMGDALVPPEATAAARRHAVVVYGAGSMAAARAEAWAGVDSAAQVRATVRPRAWGDLPVVVISAAGQPAAVTEQARGLAALSTRGRLVIATTTDHYVQHAQPDLVLDTIREVVSARER, from the coding sequence ATGACGCATGGGGATGCGCGGCCCGGCCGATGGTCGCGGCGGCTGTTGCGGAGGATCGCCGTCTGGGGCGCAGGCCTGCTCGTGCTGGCGGCGAGCGCGGGGTTCCTCTACGAGACGATCGCCAGGCAGGGCGACTCCGAAGACCATGGGGCACCGGGGCGGCTGGTCGATGTGGGCGGCCACCGCCTGCACCTGCACTGCACTGGGGTCGGCGCCCCCACCGTTGTGCTGGAAGCGGGACTGGCGGAATCGAGCGCGAGCTGGGAGGTGATCCAGCGGCGGCTCTCCACGGGCAACCGGGTGTGCTCCTACGACCGGGCCGGATACGCCTGGAGCGAGGATAGCCCCTCGCCGGGTACGGCGGAGCGCGCCGCGGGTGACCTGCGCACGCTGCTGGCCGTTGCAGGGGAGGCAGGGCCGTACGTCCTCGTCGGGCACTCCTACGGCGGCAACACCATCCGCGTGTTCGCCGATCGCTGGCGGAACCTGACCGCCGGGCTGGTGCTGGTCGACGTCACCGACGAGACGGCCGTCGGGGCGCTTGCGATCTCCCGGCCACTGATGGCCGCCCATTTCACCGCCTACCAGGTCGCCGCCCGCCTCGGCCTTGTCCGGCTGATGGGCGACGCCCTCGTGCCTCCTGAGGCCACCGCAGCGGCTCGCCGCCATGCCGTCGTCGTCTACGGGGCCGGCAGCATGGCGGCCGCTCGAGCCGAGGCCTGGGCCGGAGTGGACAGCGCCGCCCAGGTCCGCGCGACGGTCCGCCCGCGAGCGTGGGGTGACCTGCCTGTCGTGGTGATCTCCGCTGCCGGCCAGCCTGCGGCCGTCACGGAACAGGCCAGGGGTCTGGCCGCGCTGTCGACCCGTGGTCGCCTGGTGATCGCGACCACGACGGACCACTACGTGCAGCACGCTCAGCCCGACCTCGTCCTCGACACGATCCGGGAGGTCGTTTCCGCACGCGAACGGTAG
- a CDS encoding NADP-dependent oxidoreductase, with protein sequence MRAVTYDAYAADNSRLKVGEIPDPKLGPSEVLIEVRAAGVNPVDWKIMAGLLDGMMQTVFPVVPGWDVAGVVRAVGPDTPEFAPGDQVMAYARKTVVQGGTFAEYVTVPAPAVARKPSALDWNQAGGLPLAGLTAQRSLDRLEIGPGEILLVHGASGGVGGFGVQIARDRGARVIGTASERNHAHLRELGVEPVAYGEGLADRVRELAPDGVTAVADFVGGQLETTLAVLAQGGRHVSVADNTVEQHGGHWVWVRPDGAKLAELAELADRGALKAEVGQTFPLEQVGAAFDISRGGHVRGKLVITP encoded by the coding sequence ATGCGTGCCGTCACCTACGACGCCTACGCCGCCGACAACTCGCGGCTGAAGGTCGGCGAGATCCCCGATCCCAAGCTCGGGCCGAGCGAGGTGCTCATCGAGGTTCGCGCGGCCGGGGTCAATCCGGTGGACTGGAAGATCATGGCCGGTCTGCTGGACGGGATGATGCAGACGGTGTTCCCGGTCGTGCCCGGCTGGGACGTCGCCGGGGTGGTGCGGGCGGTCGGGCCCGACACCCCGGAGTTCGCGCCCGGCGACCAGGTCATGGCATACGCCCGCAAGACCGTCGTGCAGGGCGGGACGTTCGCCGAGTACGTCACGGTGCCGGCCCCAGCGGTCGCCCGCAAGCCGTCCGCTCTCGACTGGAACCAGGCCGGAGGGCTGCCGCTGGCGGGGCTGACCGCGCAGCGCAGCCTCGACCGGCTCGAGATCGGTCCTGGCGAGATCCTGCTGGTGCACGGGGCATCGGGCGGGGTCGGCGGTTTCGGGGTGCAGATCGCCCGCGACAGGGGTGCCCGCGTCATCGGCACCGCCTCCGAACGCAACCACGCCCACCTGCGCGAGCTGGGCGTCGAACCGGTGGCCTATGGGGAGGGCCTGGCCGACCGTGTCCGCGAGCTGGCCCCGGACGGCGTGACGGCGGTGGCCGACTTCGTCGGCGGCCAGCTCGAGACGACCCTCGCCGTGCTGGCTCAGGGTGGCCGGCACGTTTCGGTCGCCGACAACACCGTGGAGCAGCACGGCGGCCACTGGGTCTGGGTCCGGCCGGACGGCGCCAAGCTCGCCGAGCTGGCCGAGCTGGCCGACCGCGGGGCGCTGAAGGCCGAGGTGGGGCAGACCTTCCCGCTGGAGCAGGTCGGCGCGGCCTTCGACATCAGCCGTGGGGGCCACGTCCGCGGCAAGCTGGTGATCACGCCCTGA
- a CDS encoding FAD-dependent monooxygenase → MRILIAGAGIGGLTAALHLHAAGLTPELVEATRRCEPLGVGINLLPAAVEELTRLGLGAELAALGVPVAEMAHFDRHGNLIWREPREGQYSVHRGELQMLLLRAVRDRLGAGAVRFGLAVEEFADGPQGVAVTCRDRVSGREVTLSAAALIGADGLRSTVRRRLHPDEGEPLTNGITMWRGISRGAPFLTGHTVAVYGCNAHAKLVVYPISRADGGLVQLNWVAEVRGPAPAPGRPLRDIRADLAARFADWSLPELDVAALFAAAPDVLELPMTDRDPLPAWGFGPVTLLGDAAHPMYPIGSNGASQAILDARALAAALSEASEPTEGLRSYEAVRLPLTNAVVAACRAMPADDILALVAARAPDGFSDIADVLSPDELATVTAAYHHTSHVASFRT, encoded by the coding sequence ATGCGGATACTGATCGCGGGTGCTGGGATCGGCGGTCTGACGGCCGCGCTCCACCTGCACGCAGCGGGCCTCACCCCCGAGCTCGTCGAGGCGACCAGGCGGTGCGAGCCGCTCGGCGTCGGGATCAACCTGCTGCCCGCGGCGGTTGAGGAGCTGACCCGGCTCGGCCTCGGCGCGGAGCTGGCCGCGCTCGGCGTTCCCGTCGCGGAGATGGCCCACTTCGACAGGCACGGCAACCTCATCTGGCGGGAGCCGCGCGAGGGCCAGTACTCGGTGCACAGGGGTGAGCTGCAGATGCTGCTGCTGCGGGCCGTGCGGGACCGGCTCGGCGCCGGCGCCGTGCGGTTCGGGCTCGCCGTCGAGGAGTTCGCGGACGGCCCGCAGGGCGTAGCGGTCACCTGCCGCGACCGGGTGTCGGGGCGGGAGGTGACGCTCAGCGCCGCCGCGCTGATCGGCGCGGACGGACTGCGCTCGACCGTGCGCCGCCGCCTCCACCCGGACGAGGGGGAGCCCCTCACCAACGGGATCACGATGTGGCGCGGCATCAGCCGGGGTGCGCCGTTCCTGACGGGGCACACCGTCGCCGTCTACGGGTGCAACGCCCATGCCAAGCTCGTCGTGTACCCGATCTCACGTGCGGACGGGGGCCTCGTCCAGCTCAACTGGGTGGCCGAGGTGCGCGGGCCCGCGCCTGCTCCGGGCCGCCCACTGCGCGACATCCGCGCCGATCTCGCCGCGCGTTTCGCCGACTGGTCGCTCCCCGAGCTGGACGTCGCCGCCCTCTTCGCGGCCGCGCCAGACGTGCTCGAATTGCCCATGACCGACAGGGATCCGCTGCCCGCGTGGGGCTTCGGCCCCGTCACCCTGCTCGGGGACGCCGCCCACCCGATGTACCCGATCGGGTCGAACGGCGCGTCCCAGGCGATCCTCGACGCGCGGGCCCTCGCCGCCGCGCTGTCGGAGGCGTCCGAGCCCACCGAAGGGTTGCGCTCCTACGAGGCCGTCCGGCTTCCCCTGACCAACGCCGTCGTCGCCGCCTGCCGGGCCATGCCGGCCGACGACATCCTCGCCCTCGTGGCGGCCCGTGCGCCCGACGGCTTCAGCGACATCGCCGACGTGCTGTCCCCCGACGAGCTGGCCACCGTCACCGCCGCCTACCACCACACGTCCCACGTCGCGTCCTTCCGCACCTGA
- a CDS encoding PIG-L family deacetylase, which produces MDFGVLAVHAHPDDEAIWTGGTLARYADEGARTAVVTCTWAEGTQRAGELERSLDILGAGKPRLLGYADARKPESAPGSPRFLDVPFDEAVKRVVEHIREFRPDVVLTYDGYGSYGHQDHVHVHRVTMAAVEAAGYDQLYRDAGDPWRPRALYLATIPRSVVASHWQAVFGTPPEPDQKLPGVPDEQVATHLDVGQWAERKWAAMHAHESEVGRGASMTLLTSLPEQARAQMLANEWYRRVSYTGAPETTLSGP; this is translated from the coding sequence ATGGATTTCGGGGTGCTGGCTGTGCATGCGCATCCGGACGACGAGGCGATCTGGACCGGCGGGACCCTGGCCAGGTACGCCGACGAGGGCGCCAGGACCGCGGTCGTCACGTGCACGTGGGCAGAGGGGACCCAGCGGGCCGGCGAACTGGAGCGCTCTCTGGACATCCTCGGCGCGGGCAAACCGAGGCTGCTCGGTTACGCCGACGCCCGCAAGCCCGAATCCGCGCCCGGCAGCCCGCGCTTTCTGGACGTGCCGTTCGACGAGGCGGTGAAACGGGTCGTCGAGCACATCAGGGAGTTCAGGCCCGATGTGGTGCTCACGTATGACGGGTACGGCTCGTACGGACATCAGGATCACGTGCACGTGCACCGGGTGACCATGGCCGCGGTCGAAGCGGCCGGGTACGACCAGCTCTACCGAGACGCAGGCGATCCCTGGAGGCCGCGCGCCCTCTACCTGGCGACCATCCCGCGATCCGTCGTGGCGTCACACTGGCAGGCGGTGTTCGGAACGCCTCCCGAACCGGACCAGAAGCTGCCGGGCGTCCCCGACGAGCAGGTCGCCACCCACCTGGATGTCGGGCAGTGGGCCGAGCGCAAGTGGGCGGCCATGCATGCGCACGAGTCCGAGGTCGGGCGTGGCGCGTCGATGACCTTGCTCACCTCACTGCCGGAGCAGGCCCGCGCGCAGATGCTGGCGAACGAGTGGTACCGGCGCGTCTCCTACACCGGTGCCCCGGAGACCACCCTTTCGGGGCCTTGA
- a CDS encoding MBL fold metallo-hydrolase has product MTQPDMTAADHPARLERGHPFRQWKTWRIPGTELTLTGYSRANDKTFFHIPELRCCLDAGLCEGRQVDTVFLTHTHHDHSKDLDYLAANPSGTDIYLPAEAVPYVESYLRASAELNHGAGFDPALATGHRLHGVRRDDEFSFGRRGHHVRVVECEHKVPCVGYAFSQRSKTLRPEFEQLRQSLIRQGRGGEFGRIMARKREEEVEVDTEIRRPLFAFLGDTHVNVFARNQWLFEYPVIITECTFLEDAELERANRIGHTVWSQLRPVVEAHPQTLFVLTHFSLRHSDRQVLEFFRQQWEQAGTARPDNVLLWVHPASHLPEQHQHRTP; this is encoded by the coding sequence ATGACCCAACCGGACATGACCGCGGCCGACCACCCCGCGCGCCTGGAGCGGGGACACCCGTTCCGGCAGTGGAAGACGTGGCGGATACCCGGCACCGAGCTGACCCTGACCGGCTACTCCCGCGCGAACGACAAGACGTTCTTCCACATCCCCGAGCTGCGGTGCTGCCTCGACGCGGGGCTGTGCGAAGGACGGCAGGTGGACACGGTCTTCCTGACCCACACCCACCACGACCACTCCAAGGACCTTGACTACCTGGCCGCCAATCCCTCCGGAACGGACATCTACCTGCCCGCCGAGGCGGTGCCGTACGTGGAGTCCTACCTGCGCGCATCCGCGGAACTGAACCACGGAGCGGGGTTCGATCCCGCCCTGGCGACGGGCCACCGCCTGCACGGGGTACGGCGCGACGACGAGTTCAGCTTCGGACGGCGGGGACACCACGTGCGTGTGGTGGAGTGCGAGCACAAGGTGCCCTGTGTGGGATACGCCTTCTCGCAGCGGAGCAAGACACTGCGGCCGGAGTTCGAACAGCTGCGGCAGTCCCTGATACGGCAGGGCAGGGGTGGCGAGTTCGGCCGCATCATGGCGCGGAAACGGGAAGAGGAGGTCGAGGTCGACACCGAGATCCGGCGACCGCTGTTCGCCTTCCTCGGCGACACGCATGTGAACGTGTTCGCCCGCAATCAGTGGCTGTTCGAATACCCGGTGATCATCACCGAATGCACCTTTCTCGAGGACGCCGAACTGGAGCGCGCGAACCGGATCGGGCACACGGTCTGGAGCCAGCTGCGACCCGTGGTCGAGGCCCATCCGCAGACGTTGTTCGTCCTGACCCACTTCAGCCTGCGCCACTCCGACCGGCAGGTCCTTGAGTTCTTCCGACAGCAGTGGGAGCAAGCGGGGACCGCGCGGCCGGACAACGTCCTCCTGTGGGTCCACCCGGCCAGCCACCTGCCCGAGCAACACCAGCACCGCACGCCCTGA